A part of Terriglobus roseus genomic DNA contains:
- a CDS encoding sensor histidine kinase, translating into MIRWWLKQRPQTVLFAAVLCVTAIALCDWRITFNATLGFLYIFPLAMLGTILRVWQIIGMAIFCMTLSSVLDPFSMDALVPRSILIFLTLATVGLLSRQIATGYRSEMESLTRLQDEVEARKVEIASRLAAEEQLDFLVQSSPAAVFTVSDSGEILIANPATHALLDVPAGSLCGSRIGDYIPELAAVPSVDETTTVYRTEMQTHGRRRNGEVFVANVFFSTYRTPAGPRLAALVVDASEDLREREEASLEQMLTGSHILVAAVSHEIRNVCGAIRVVHENLSRSGILNGNQDFESLGALTKTLARITSLELRRSTGGAAHNTFNAQDVLTDFRIVLERSCAELDITLAWDVPSDLPLVRADRQLLMQILLNLTKNSQFALEGVDDKWISVSARHHGNFIVIAVDDNGPGIPVGRSLFEPLQKGAHTTGLGLYLSRAFARSFHGELRHVPTSKGCSFVLELPLVGRSENSGS; encoded by the coding sequence ATGATTCGTTGGTGGCTCAAGCAGCGCCCACAGACAGTGCTTTTCGCTGCGGTATTGTGTGTGACTGCCATCGCCTTGTGTGATTGGCGTATTACCTTCAACGCGACCTTGGGGTTTCTCTATATCTTCCCGCTAGCGATGCTTGGAACGATCCTCCGTGTTTGGCAGATCATCGGCATGGCGATATTTTGTATGACACTTTCCAGCGTGCTGGATCCATTTTCGATGGACGCACTGGTCCCGCGAAGCATCCTTATCTTTCTGACTCTGGCAACGGTCGGACTGCTCTCGCGGCAAATTGCAACCGGCTATCGCTCCGAGATGGAAAGCCTGACGCGTCTCCAGGATGAGGTTGAAGCTCGAAAGGTTGAGATCGCATCGCGCTTGGCGGCGGAGGAGCAACTCGACTTTCTGGTGCAGAGCAGCCCCGCAGCTGTGTTCACCGTATCTGATAGTGGCGAGATTCTGATCGCGAACCCGGCGACACATGCCTTGTTGGATGTTCCGGCGGGCAGTCTGTGTGGGAGCAGGATCGGCGACTACATTCCGGAGCTTGCAGCCGTACCGTCGGTGGATGAGACAACGACTGTCTATCGTACGGAAATGCAGACTCATGGACGTCGTCGCAACGGTGAGGTTTTCGTTGCCAACGTATTTTTCTCAACCTATCGGACTCCGGCAGGACCGCGCTTAGCTGCTCTGGTTGTGGATGCATCAGAAGACCTCCGCGAGCGAGAGGAGGCTAGCCTGGAACAAATGCTGACCGGATCACACATCTTGGTAGCTGCCGTGTCTCACGAGATTCGGAATGTCTGTGGCGCAATCCGAGTAGTGCACGAGAATCTTTCTAGAAGTGGCATCCTCAACGGCAATCAGGATTTTGAATCTCTTGGAGCGCTCACGAAGACTCTGGCGAGGATTACATCGTTGGAGCTAAGGCGCTCTACTGGCGGCGCTGCACACAACACCTTCAATGCGCAAGATGTCTTGACGGACTTTCGGATCGTGCTCGAGAGGTCATGTGCGGAGTTGGATATCACGCTTGCTTGGGATGTTCCCAGCGACTTGCCACTTGTCCGGGCAGATCGACAATTGCTGATGCAGATTCTGTTGAACCTGACAAAGAATAGCCAGTTTGCGCTCGAAGGTGTGGACGACAAATGGATCAGCGTCTCAGCCCGGCACCATGGGAATTTCATCGTGATTGCGGTAGATGACAATGGCCCCGGCATCCCTGTTGGGCGGTCGCTTTTTGAGCCCTTGCAGAAAGGGGCACACACGACTGGTCTCGGCCTGTATCTATCCAGGGCGTTTGCACGATCGTTTCACGGAGAACTGCGACACGTCCCAACTAGCAAAGGATGTTCCTTCGTTTTGGAACTCCCTCTTGTCGGGCGATCGGAGAACTCGGGGAGCTAG
- a CDS encoding response regulator: MSAASRDQTRLLLLDDHLLFREGLVRLLATESEFELVAQCSTVAEALPVLADRRVDLVLLDFDLGNDTGGSLLQAIRTNGYSCNVLLVTAGVSPLEARLLRDAGIGGIFHKQGSPATLLEAIRTVALGKPWLDPIEIQASAHPSHVGLSDRLTTREQEVLRGVFEGLINKQIAIRIGVSESSVKATLQQLFHKTGVRTRSQLVRIALERSLDAQALRA; the protein is encoded by the coding sequence ATGAGTGCTGCCAGCAGAGATCAAACCCGACTATTGCTTTTGGACGACCATCTCCTGTTCCGGGAAGGTCTGGTTCGGCTGCTAGCGACGGAATCAGAATTTGAGTTGGTGGCGCAGTGCAGTACGGTGGCAGAGGCTCTGCCAGTCCTCGCGGATCGTCGCGTTGATCTCGTTCTTCTTGACTTCGACCTGGGGAATGACACGGGAGGCTCACTCCTTCAAGCCATACGCACCAATGGCTACAGTTGCAACGTTCTGCTGGTCACTGCAGGTGTGAGTCCTTTGGAGGCTCGTCTTCTTCGTGATGCGGGTATTGGTGGAATTTTCCATAAGCAAGGGTCTCCTGCCACACTTCTGGAAGCGATCCGAACCGTGGCATTGGGGAAGCCTTGGTTGGATCCGATAGAGATTCAAGCTTCAGCTCACCCCAGTCATGTTGGCTTGAGTGATCGACTGACGACTCGCGAGCAGGAAGTCCTGCGTGGTGTATTCGAAGGCTTGATCAACAAACAGATTGCAATTCGCATCGGCGTGTCGGAAAGCTCCGTCAAAGCGACATTGCAACAACTGTTCCATAAGACCGGCGTTAGAACGCGAAGTCAACTGGTCCGCATTGCGCTGGAAAGATCACTTGATGCCCAAGCTCTCAGGGCTTAA
- a CDS encoding TlpA disulfide reductase family protein, producing the protein MKLSGRVLASSLGALSVLSFASISGAQTASPKSVAGTWQGAAKVRDTEIPITIRISDRAGKLEAAFLNGPVSNPDVSPASSAKLDGNHLVASFDYFARTLDATVDGNLLTGTYGATRPGKRASAPTTFTAKRVAKLSDPVAAPNAPNVSGSWEIATKSNKGEAAWELRVDPPSAKTAVIKAAIQRIDGDTGGLWGTWDGAHYTLTHFTAAGGAGYIVTPQSDGTLAVRSLLGPVHDSASDLIARKPEEARKLNLGSPTDTTQQTTVKDPNTPLAFSFPDLNGKVISNTDAQFKGKVVIVAIGGSWCPNCHDEAPLLVSLYKRFHAKGLEIVNLDFEQGDPETDTSRLKAFIQHYGITYPVLVAGTTDQLSEKIPQGQNLNCWPTSFFIGRDGLVKETHAGFAGPGNTAGHLALEHEVTKLVEKLLSQPVATQKAALN; encoded by the coding sequence ATGAAGCTTTCTGGCCGTGTCCTTGCATCCTCTTTGGGTGCATTATCTGTCCTTTCCTTCGCATCCATTAGCGGCGCGCAAACAGCATCGCCCAAAAGCGTTGCAGGCACCTGGCAGGGAGCTGCCAAGGTCCGCGATACGGAGATTCCGATCACGATTCGGATTTCTGACCGTGCGGGAAAGCTAGAGGCTGCGTTCTTGAACGGCCCCGTGAGCAATCCGGATGTATCGCCGGCTTCCTCAGCAAAACTTGATGGGAATCATCTGGTTGCATCGTTCGACTACTTCGCTCGTACGCTCGATGCCACCGTTGACGGTAATTTGCTGACGGGAACCTATGGTGCAACGCGTCCGGGTAAACGTGCTTCAGCTCCGACGACGTTCACAGCGAAGCGTGTCGCGAAGTTGTCGGATCCTGTTGCCGCGCCGAACGCTCCCAACGTCTCAGGTTCCTGGGAGATCGCAACTAAGAGCAACAAGGGGGAGGCGGCTTGGGAGCTTCGCGTAGATCCTCCTAGTGCCAAAACTGCCGTTATTAAGGCTGCAATTCAGCGCATTGATGGTGATACGGGCGGTTTGTGGGGAACGTGGGATGGGGCCCACTATACATTGACTCATTTCACGGCCGCTGGCGGTGCAGGCTACATCGTGACACCTCAGAGCGACGGGACGCTTGCGGTGCGAAGCCTTCTTGGGCCCGTTCATGATTCTGCCTCGGATCTGATCGCGCGCAAGCCAGAAGAGGCGCGCAAGCTGAATCTTGGCTCTCCAACCGACACGACGCAACAGACGACTGTGAAGGACCCGAATACACCACTTGCATTTAGTTTTCCGGATCTGAACGGCAAAGTGATTTCAAACACAGATGCCCAGTTCAAAGGCAAGGTCGTGATCGTTGCTATTGGTGGATCGTGGTGCCCGAACTGCCATGATGAAGCGCCCCTGCTTGTTAGTTTGTACAAGCGGTTCCATGCCAAAGGGCTAGAGATCGTAAATCTTGATTTTGAACAGGGCGATCCAGAAACGGATACGTCTCGGTTGAAGGCATTCATTCAGCACTATGGCATTACCTATCCCGTACTGGTGGCTGGCACTACGGATCAGCTGAGCGAAAAGATTCCTCAGGGGCAGAACCTCAACTGCTGGCCGACGTCATTTTTCATCGGTCGTGACGGACTTGTGAAAGAAACGCATGCAGGGTTTGCTGGTCCAGGGAATACAGCTGGCCATCTCGCTCTGGAGCATGAAGTGACCAAGCTCGTTGAGAAGCTGCTTTCACAGCCCGTAGCAACGCAAAAGGCTGCGTTGAATTAG
- a CDS encoding alpha/beta hydrolase family protein → MRTYLLTGILLSASTLHGQTTSSIAADPPADSQHPSSLVEIAVPSHGAQLLGALYLASGSEPHPTAIIYHGFPGYEQNLDLAQTLRRAGYNVLAVHYRGSWGISGNFSYQHVIEDADAQVQWATSPEVVAKYRIDPKRVVVIGHSLGGYASLSAAAHNPSVVAAVSISGASLGTRFVGLKDEDKEQAVAKASARIDPTDLLPLAGTSATALSGEVFDHRTEWNFLKLTPSLGKRPILLITAADGTGPNSATLLQALKAQGNTASTQVEVKTDHPFSDHRIALQQAILDFLKQSVR, encoded by the coding sequence ATGCGAACGTACCTACTGACTGGAATCCTGTTATCTGCAAGTACTCTACATGGACAGACAACTTCTTCGATTGCGGCCGATCCACCTGCGGACTCTCAGCATCCATCATCGCTGGTGGAGATTGCTGTGCCTTCCCACGGAGCACAATTGCTCGGTGCGCTTTATCTTGCGTCCGGGAGTGAACCGCATCCCACAGCCATCATTTACCACGGGTTCCCTGGCTATGAACAGAATCTGGATCTCGCCCAGACACTGCGTCGCGCTGGCTATAACGTACTTGCCGTTCACTACCGGGGAAGTTGGGGCATCTCTGGAAACTTCTCTTATCAGCATGTGATTGAAGATGCCGATGCGCAGGTTCAATGGGCGACGTCTCCCGAAGTAGTCGCAAAGTACCGTATTGATCCCAAGCGCGTTGTTGTGATCGGGCACTCCCTTGGCGGCTATGCGTCGCTTTCTGCGGCCGCGCATAATCCATCGGTGGTTGCTGCTGTTTCCATTTCCGGTGCTTCCTTGGGGACGCGGTTTGTGGGATTAAAAGACGAAGACAAAGAACAGGCAGTTGCAAAGGCTTCAGCACGCATTGACCCAACTGACCTGCTCCCGCTCGCAGGCACTTCGGCAACCGCACTGAGTGGCGAGGTTTTCGATCACCGAACGGAATGGAACTTTCTGAAACTTACGCCATCGCTGGGCAAGCGTCCGATCTTGCTGATTACGGCAGCCGATGGAACTGGCCCGAACAGCGCAACTTTGCTCCAGGCTCTCAAGGCGCAAGGAAACACTGCCTCCACACAGGTTGAAGTAAAGACAGATCATCCATTTAGTGATCATCGCATCGCACTGCAGCAAGCGATCCTGGATTTCCTAAAACAGTCTGTCCGCTGA
- the def gene encoding peptide deformylase, which translates to MKLKIAQAGEPVLRGPARPLSAEEIGSERIRELIDLMLETLRDAPGVGLAAPQIGEPLQLAIVEDRAEYQSSLTEAELNERGRRPVPFHVLINPKIELLSPPEVSFYEGCLSVSGFVALVPRAHRVRVNALNELGNPIEIVAEGWYARILQHEIDHLQGTLYIDRMWSRSFCSIDQYTRHWKTKLTSDARKEFRPAAAANGLTTA; encoded by the coding sequence ATGAAACTCAAGATCGCGCAGGCCGGAGAGCCCGTTCTTCGCGGTCCCGCACGTCCGTTGTCGGCTGAAGAGATTGGCAGCGAGAGAATTCGTGAGCTGATCGATCTAATGCTCGAAACGTTGCGAGACGCACCGGGCGTGGGGCTCGCTGCGCCTCAGATTGGGGAACCGCTACAACTTGCAATTGTCGAAGATCGCGCGGAATACCAGTCGAGTCTAACGGAGGCGGAACTCAACGAACGGGGCCGTCGTCCTGTGCCCTTCCATGTTTTGATCAATCCCAAAATTGAATTGTTATCACCGCCGGAGGTGAGCTTTTACGAGGGGTGCCTGAGCGTATCTGGCTTTGTCGCTCTGGTGCCGCGAGCTCACCGGGTGAGGGTGAATGCCCTCAATGAGCTTGGCAATCCAATCGAGATTGTGGCTGAGGGATGGTATGCACGCATCCTGCAGCATGAGATCGACCACTTGCAGGGGACACTGTACATCGACCGCATGTGGAGTCGAAGTTTCTGTTCTATCGATCAATACACGCGTCACTGGAAGACGAAGCTCACGAGTGACGCACGAAAAGAGTTCCGCCCTGCAGCCGCTGCAAACGGTCTTACTACTGCATAA
- a CDS encoding Lrp/AsnC family transcriptional regulator, protein MIASPESPVDTINRDILAELQTNARIPFAELGRRVGLSTPAVIERVKRLEENQIILGYRAIVDPAKVGLPVRAFVKVTIAGDRLTKFSALIKTLPEVLECHRVTGAESFMVQVALRDVGHMEEVIDAMMPYVATNTSMILASPVPWNSVLPTLPGEKRTRKTGTA, encoded by the coding sequence ATGATCGCCTCGCCAGAATCGCCCGTTGACACAATTAATCGAGACATCCTCGCAGAGCTTCAAACCAACGCACGCATCCCTTTCGCTGAGTTGGGACGCCGCGTTGGCCTCTCGACACCTGCTGTCATTGAACGCGTCAAGCGACTTGAGGAGAATCAAATCATTCTCGGTTATCGCGCGATCGTCGATCCAGCAAAGGTAGGCCTCCCAGTCCGTGCTTTTGTAAAAGTCACGATCGCCGGAGATCGGCTAACAAAATTCTCCGCACTGATTAAGACATTGCCTGAGGTGCTGGAGTGTCACCGTGTTACTGGTGCTGAGTCGTTCATGGTGCAAGTGGCTCTCCGTGATGTGGGACATATGGAAGAAGTCATCGACGCGATGATGCCGTACGTCGCGACGAACACGTCGATGATTCTTGCATCGCCCGTGCCTTGGAACAGCGTCCTGCCAACTCTGCCCGGAGAAAAACGAACGCGCAAGACTGGAACTGCTTAA
- a CDS encoding family 2A encapsulin nanocompartment shell protein, which produces MATNDTRRAVGDAAARQLANTTKTAPQLGAITPRWLVQLLSWIPVESGTFRVNKVKNDSEIEVACGSRDERELPETFVDYEEKPREYTLSAISTVVDVHTRVSDLYSHPHDQIREQLRLTVEKVKERQEFELINNADYGLLSNVDPAFKVQPRAGSPTPDDMDELISRVWKEPAFFLAHPAAIAAFGRECTRRGVPPPTTTMFGSPFLTWRGLPIVPSDKLTVTEGKTNILLLRTGEKKQGVVGLFQPGLPGEQTPGLSVRFMGIDRNSMASYLISLYCSAAVLTEDALGVIENVEVGNYYDYQ; this is translated from the coding sequence GTGGCCACAAACGATACACGTCGTGCAGTCGGAGACGCAGCAGCACGCCAGCTAGCGAATACAACGAAGACAGCCCCTCAACTCGGCGCCATTACACCGCGTTGGCTCGTGCAACTGCTCTCCTGGATTCCAGTGGAGTCGGGTACGTTCCGTGTCAACAAGGTCAAGAATGACTCCGAAATTGAAGTTGCCTGTGGCTCGCGTGATGAGCGTGAACTGCCGGAGACTTTTGTTGATTATGAGGAGAAGCCTCGCGAGTACACACTGAGCGCCATCTCGACCGTTGTCGATGTCCACACACGCGTCTCCGACCTGTACAGTCATCCGCATGATCAGATTCGTGAGCAGTTGCGGTTAACCGTAGAGAAGGTGAAAGAGCGCCAGGAATTCGAGCTGATCAATAATGCAGACTATGGCCTGCTGAGTAATGTCGATCCGGCGTTCAAGGTTCAGCCCCGCGCTGGCTCACCGACTCCGGATGACATGGATGAGTTGATCTCGAGGGTGTGGAAAGAGCCCGCATTCTTCCTTGCACATCCCGCGGCTATTGCGGCGTTTGGTCGCGAATGCACACGTCGCGGCGTTCCTCCGCCGACGACAACCATGTTCGGATCGCCGTTCCTCACATGGCGCGGTTTGCCCATTGTTCCTTCCGATAAGTTGACGGTAACCGAAGGCAAGACGAACATCCTATTGCTGCGTACAGGTGAGAAGAAGCAGGGCGTTGTCGGCTTGTTTCAACCCGGGCTGCCCGGTGAGCAGACTCCTGGCCTCTCGGTTCGTTTCATGGGGATTGATCGCAACTCCATGGCGTCCTATCTCATTTCGCTTTATTGCTCAGCGGCCGTCCTCACTGAGGACGCACTTGGTGTGATTGAGAACGTTGAAGTAGGCAACTACTATGACTACCAGTGA
- a CDS encoding family 2A encapsulin nanocompartment cargo protein cysteine desulfurase, translating into MTTSDQDKARGFAPIVVEGAGGDPRGAMSSAPAGALDPAMLAQMANEFFRSMPGPLSQVGGAQSAVIVPSMVPQFGGTPSSMFTGAPLDKLPNEADVHRQSSIDTSGFRPELSAAPASVNAAPFTDARFPPAPSLDAVSPFGQPAFESPFPLFDAAVPSIPGLSAMPTEDDVKAVLNSVSSLYFLQDAGTLSKPASTKSASASSAEISPSLLPDLHLPRGQFDVNAVRNDFPILKERVNGKPLIWLDNAATTQKPQSVIDRLSHFYEHENSNIHRAAHELAARATDAYEDAREKVAHFLNAPSTKEVVFVRGATEAINLVAKSWGRRHIGKDDEIVISWIEHHANIVPWQMLAAETGARLRVAPVDDDGQILLDEYEKLLNPKTRLVSITQVANALGTITPARQMVQMAHRYGARVLVDGAQSVSHMSTDVQALDCDFFVFSGHKVFGPTGIGVLYGKPDALAETPPWQGGGNMIVDVTFEKTIYHPPPARFEAGTGNIADAVGLGAAIDYVEQLGMENIARHEHDLLIYATKLLRTIPGLRLIGTAKEKASVLSFVLEGYKTEEVGAALNREGIAVRSGHHCAQPALRRFGVETTVRPSLALYNNYDDVDAMVAVLRKLKNTEA; encoded by the coding sequence ATGACTACCAGTGATCAGGACAAAGCTCGTGGCTTCGCGCCAATAGTAGTTGAAGGCGCAGGTGGGGACCCGCGAGGTGCAATGTCGTCCGCACCAGCGGGTGCTTTGGACCCAGCGATGCTTGCGCAGATGGCGAATGAGTTCTTTCGTTCGATGCCAGGGCCGCTGAGCCAGGTTGGTGGTGCGCAATCGGCAGTCATTGTGCCCAGCATGGTGCCACAGTTCGGAGGTACGCCTTCGTCCATGTTCACTGGTGCTCCGCTTGACAAGCTGCCGAACGAAGCGGATGTGCATCGACAGTCGAGTATCGATACGTCGGGCTTTCGGCCTGAGCTTTCGGCTGCTCCTGCATCCGTGAATGCGGCTCCGTTCACGGATGCACGGTTCCCTCCGGCACCATCACTTGATGCTGTTTCTCCGTTTGGACAGCCTGCGTTTGAATCACCGTTTCCACTCTTCGATGCGGCAGTGCCTTCTATCCCTGGACTGAGCGCGATGCCAACGGAAGACGATGTAAAGGCTGTCCTGAATTCCGTGTCGTCGTTGTATTTTCTGCAGGACGCCGGAACTCTTTCCAAGCCCGCTTCGACAAAGTCTGCTTCAGCAAGCAGTGCAGAGATATCTCCTTCATTGCTTCCGGACCTCCACCTACCACGCGGGCAGTTTGATGTGAATGCCGTGCGTAACGACTTTCCCATCCTTAAGGAACGCGTCAACGGCAAGCCTCTTATCTGGCTTGACAATGCAGCCACAACGCAGAAGCCCCAGAGCGTGATCGATCGTCTCTCGCACTTCTATGAGCACGAGAATTCGAATATTCACCGAGCAGCACATGAACTTGCCGCTCGAGCCACTGACGCGTATGAGGATGCCCGCGAGAAGGTTGCACACTTCCTGAACGCCCCTTCTACCAAGGAAGTCGTCTTCGTTCGTGGCGCAACGGAAGCTATCAACCTCGTCGCGAAAAGCTGGGGACGTCGACACATCGGTAAGGACGACGAGATAGTCATTAGTTGGATCGAGCATCATGCGAACATCGTTCCGTGGCAGATGCTTGCTGCGGAAACGGGCGCACGCTTGCGTGTCGCTCCGGTCGACGATGATGGGCAGATCCTGTTAGATGAATACGAGAAGCTGCTCAACCCAAAGACGCGCCTTGTATCGATCACTCAGGTAGCAAACGCTCTTGGTACGATCACGCCGGCGCGGCAAATGGTGCAGATGGCGCATCGCTACGGAGCGCGTGTGCTTGTGGACGGAGCGCAGTCGGTATCGCACATGAGCACGGATGTGCAGGCGCTTGACTGCGACTTCTTTGTATTTTCCGGTCACAAAGTCTTCGGGCCTACGGGTATCGGTGTGCTTTACGGCAAGCCGGATGCCCTTGCGGAGACACCTCCCTGGCAAGGCGGCGGCAACATGATCGTTGACGTTACGTTTGAGAAGACGATCTATCATCCACCACCGGCGCGCTTTGAGGCTGGCACAGGAAATATTGCCGATGCCGTCGGACTTGGCGCCGCCATCGACTACGTTGAGCAGCTTGGCATGGAGAACATTGCTCGTCACGAGCATGATCTTCTCATCTATGCAACCAAGCTGCTGCGGACGATTCCTGGCTTGCGGCTAATTGGCACAGCCAAGGAAAAGGCAAGCGTCCTTTCCTTTGTTCTCGAGGGTTACAAGACGGAGGAGGTCGGCGCTGCATTGAACCGCGAAGGGATTGCCGTACGTTCGGGCCATCATTGCGCGCAGCCCGCACTTCGTCGATTTGGTGTCGAGACAACAGTGCGACCTTCACTAGCGCTCTACAACAACTACGACGATGTCGATGCGATGGTTGCCGTTCTACGCAAGTTGAAAAACACGGAAGCGTAG
- a CDS encoding LLM class flavin-dependent oxidoreductase: MRFGYWMPVFGGWLRNVEDEGMEASWNYVSRLARRSEQIGFDLSLIAELNLNDIKGIEAPSLDAWSTAAALAAITESLELMVAVRPTFHSPALLAKQAANIDNISNGRLALNVVSSWWEQEARMYGVDFEKHDDRYGRTSEWLDVINSLWTQDHYTHSGKYYRVEDTVLQPKPVRSPRPVIYAGGESEAAKNLIAQKCDAYVMHGDSPEYVAAKIADMRERRERFDLPPMQFGLAGYAFVRDSEQDVQNELNRITNVNDNAGGFANYQQWLQGTQLEQKMSIEEYSVSNRGLRSKLYGTPDQVQEQVGKFEEAGVNLLLLQFSPQLEEMERFSQAVIQ; this comes from the coding sequence ATGCGCTTCGGGTACTGGATGCCCGTCTTCGGTGGCTGGCTTCGCAATGTGGAAGATGAAGGCATGGAGGCAAGCTGGAACTATGTCAGCCGCCTCGCCCGTCGTAGCGAGCAGATCGGTTTTGATCTTTCACTTATTGCGGAGCTGAACCTCAACGACATTAAGGGTATAGAAGCACCGAGCCTCGATGCCTGGTCCACTGCCGCCGCTTTGGCAGCAATCACTGAGTCGTTAGAGTTGATGGTGGCTGTTCGTCCCACATTTCACTCCCCTGCTCTGTTGGCGAAACAGGCTGCAAACATCGACAACATCAGCAACGGAAGACTCGCGTTGAACGTTGTCTCCTCATGGTGGGAACAGGAAGCGCGGATGTATGGCGTGGACTTCGAGAAGCACGACGATCGCTACGGCCGCACTTCGGAATGGCTCGACGTGATCAACAGCCTGTGGACGCAGGATCACTACACCCACAGTGGCAAGTATTACCGGGTGGAAGACACAGTCCTTCAGCCGAAGCCAGTGCGCTCTCCCCGACCTGTCATCTATGCCGGTGGCGAATCGGAAGCTGCAAAGAATCTCATCGCACAGAAATGCGACGCCTATGTCATGCACGGTGATTCACCGGAATACGTTGCCGCAAAGATTGCGGACATGCGCGAACGTCGAGAACGCTTCGATCTGCCTCCTATGCAATTCGGCCTAGCTGGATACGCGTTTGTCCGTGACTCTGAGCAAGACGTTCAGAACGAGTTGAACCGGATCACCAATGTCAACGACAACGCGGGCGGATTTGCCAACTATCAGCAGTGGCTGCAAGGTACCCAGCTTGAGCAGAAGATGTCGATCGAAGAATATTCCGTTTCTAACCGAGGCCTTCGCTCCAAACTGTATGGCACGCCGGATCAAGTCCAGGAACAAGTAGGAAAGTTCGAAGAAGCTGGCGTTAACCTGCTGCTACTGCAGTTCAGCCCGCAACTGGAAGAGATGGAACGCTTCAGCCAAGCCGTCATCCAGTAG
- a CDS encoding ATP-grasp domain-containing protein, producing MSAIAAPTLEETSNLSSHAPLAFLYEHPQWFNPIFTELEKRGFPFSKVYIPDSFYDIGADVPFRVLFNRMSPSAKSRGNESGMFHTLAYLDHLDLLGVRVINGAKAFRYEVSKAAQHSLLRSLGIRYLHSRIIHTPQQALAASEGLRFPIIVKANIGGSGKGIVRFNTKAELEEGIRTGAIDLGYDNVALVQEFVPARGGYITRVETLGGKYLYAIHVYLNGETFDLCPADICQTARGEALNNACVLEAAKSGLKVEGYTPPTEVIAKIERIVQAAGIDVGGIEYIVDDRDGEIYYYDVNALSNFVADAPRVIGFNPVENLADFLIEEVKRAV from the coding sequence ATGTCTGCTATCGCTGCTCCTACTCTCGAAGAAACCTCCAACCTCTCATCGCATGCACCACTTGCATTTCTCTACGAACATCCGCAGTGGTTCAATCCGATCTTCACGGAGTTGGAGAAGCGTGGCTTTCCGTTTAGCAAAGTCTACATTCCAGACTCTTTCTACGACATTGGTGCGGACGTCCCATTCCGAGTGCTGTTCAACCGTATGAGCCCGTCAGCAAAGAGCCGCGGGAATGAATCTGGAATGTTTCACACACTCGCCTATCTTGACCATCTGGACTTGCTCGGCGTCCGAGTCATCAATGGTGCGAAGGCGTTTCGTTATGAGGTCTCAAAAGCTGCCCAGCACTCGCTGCTACGTTCACTTGGTATCCGGTATCTCCACTCGCGAATTATTCACACCCCACAACAGGCACTCGCTGCTTCAGAAGGTCTGCGCTTCCCGATCATTGTGAAGGCAAACATTGGCGGTAGCGGCAAAGGTATCGTTCGTTTCAACACGAAGGCCGAGTTGGAAGAAGGTATCCGCACTGGGGCGATTGATCTGGGCTACGACAATGTCGCTCTTGTACAGGAATTTGTTCCCGCACGCGGAGGCTACATCACGCGCGTTGAGACACTCGGAGGCAAGTATCTTTATGCCATCCATGTCTATCTCAATGGCGAAACATTCGACCTGTGCCCCGCAGACATTTGCCAGACAGCGCGGGGCGAGGCACTCAACAACGCCTGCGTGCTGGAGGCAGCTAAATCAGGCCTGAAGGTCGAAGGCTATACTCCGCCAACAGAGGTGATCGCTAAGATCGAACGCATTGTGCAGGCTGCGGGCATTGATGTGGGTGGTATTGAATACATCGTCGACGATCGTGACGGCGAGATCTACTATTACGACGTCAATGCTCTCTCAAACTTCGTTGCGGATGCTCCGCGTGTGATCGGCTTCAACCCCGTTGAGAACCTCGCAGACTTTCTCATCGAAGAGGTGAAGCGTGCCGTCTAA